One window of the Acidobacteriota bacterium genome contains the following:
- a CDS encoding undecaprenyl/decaprenyl-phosphate alpha-N-acetylglucosaminyl 1-phosphate transferase → MAARRSAARDLASRGVRAVSGRAAEIGLAVLALLLAWGTAAAVTPRLMEAARRFGIVDVPDGRLKTQKEPVPYLGGLAVALGLLLALGVTYRFGHQLLAVLLGASIVLILGLLDDLGSLKPASKLAGQLLAVLVLIKAGVSIQIVFVPWWVAIPLTVVWMLAATNALNLIDVMDGLSSGVGAVAALFFAGIALAGGLTDTGFLGAALAGGLLGFRRYNVEPARIYLGDTGSLFAGFLLGALAMINAYTARHRLGIVAPLLILAVPLFDMLFVMWVRWRRGLPVMLGSPDHVALRLRKWRLSTRATVRANVAAAIVTGSAGVGVMLLPVAWAAALLAGLLFAAVALAVWLRRIDMSL, encoded by the coding sequence GTGGCGGCGCGGCGTTCCGCCGCGCGGGATCTGGCGAGCCGGGGAGTCCGCGCCGTGAGCGGCCGCGCCGCGGAGATCGGGCTGGCCGTGCTGGCGCTGCTGCTGGCCTGGGGTACGGCGGCGGCGGTGACGCCGCGCCTGATGGAGGCGGCGCGGCGGTTCGGCATCGTCGACGTGCCCGACGGCCGGCTCAAGACCCAGAAAGAGCCGGTTCCCTACCTCGGCGGTCTCGCCGTCGCCCTCGGCCTCCTGCTGGCGCTCGGAGTGACCTACCGGTTCGGTCACCAGCTCCTCGCCGTGCTCCTCGGCGCTTCGATCGTCCTGATCCTCGGCCTGCTCGACGACCTCGGCTCGCTCAAGCCGGCCTCGAAGCTGGCCGGCCAGCTTCTCGCGGTGCTGGTGCTGATCAAGGCGGGCGTGTCGATCCAGATCGTCTTCGTCCCCTGGTGGGTGGCGATCCCGCTGACGGTCGTGTGGATGCTGGCTGCGACCAACGCGCTCAACCTGATCGACGTCATGGACGGGCTGTCCAGCGGGGTGGGCGCGGTGGCGGCGTTGTTCTTCGCCGGCATCGCGCTCGCGGGAGGGCTGACCGACACCGGTTTCCTCGGGGCGGCGCTCGCCGGCGGGTTGCTCGGTTTCCGCCGGTACAACGTCGAGCCGGCCCGGATCTATCTCGGGGACACGGGAAGCCTCTTCGCCGGCTTCCTCCTCGGCGCGCTGGCGATGATCAACGCCTACACGGCGCGCCACCGATTGGGGATCGTCGCCCCGCTGCTCATCCTCGCGGTGCCGCTGTTCGACATGCTGTTCGTGATGTGGGTCCGATGGCGCCGCGGATTGCCGGTGATGCTCGGGAGCCCCGACCACGTGGCCTTGCGCCTGCGGAAGTGGCGCCTTTCGACCCGCGCCACCGTCCGCGCCAACGTCGCCGCCGCGATCGTCACGGGATCGGCGGGGGTCGGCGTGATGCTTCTTCCGGTGGCCTGGGC
- a CDS encoding glycosyltransferase family 2 protein, with amino-acid sequence MPRPARRADHLRGRSRRLGSLPREASAGRHRAPGARATRGGARPARRGGGRPRARARVGAGLPRRARRSGAPVRGGRAGRGGAGRDGGAGGSGAGGPRHRAGEPVRARRPRPARASRVAHRGTGRTGAVDRSGPTSLGWAPMHDLPLASIVILTWNARGIVGPAIDSALAQTVGPVEVIVCDNASRDGTAAFVAARYGDRVKVVWFPENLGYAGGYNRALALARGRFLLLLNPDARLDPDFLEAALPAFDDPRVGIVAGLLLRPDRKTVDSSGQFLARSRKTIDRGFGRPLDPARDRDGPVLSACGAAALYRREMVEDIADGGALFDPDFFAFHEDLEVGWRAWRAGWRAVHVGAAVAVHARAGGERAGRVGLAAVRPPEVIAHIVKNRWLTILRHDRAASFLADLPFILAREAAWQAFLLFRAPSVYRHLWRHRGAFGRAWQRRREDRTRAGRWGAWRRGVPPRGIWRAGESAP; translated from the coding sequence ATGCCGCGGCCCGCTCGCAGAGCGGATCACCTGCGAGGACGCTCTCGCCGCCTGGGGAGCCTCCCTCGCGAGGCTTCCGCGGGACGTCACCGCGCGCCGGGGGCGCGCGCGACTCGAGGCGGCGCTCGGCCGGCGCGGCGAGGCGGCGGCCGACCTCGCGCTCGCGCTCGCGTGGGAGCCGGCCTACCTCGGCGCGCTCGCCGATCTGGCGCGCCTGTACGAGGAGGCCGGGCAGGTCGAGGCGGCGCGGGAAGAGATGGCGGCGCTGGAGGAAGCGGCGCGGGTGGCCCGCGGCATCGTGCCGGCGAGCCCGTACGAGCGCGCCGTCCTCGCCCCGCCCGAGCCTCCCGCGTTGCGCACCGGGGAACCGGCAGGACCGGAGCGGTTGACCGCTCCGGGCCGACGTCCCTAGGTTGGGCGCCGATGCACGACCTCCCGCTGGCCAGCATCGTGATCCTCACGTGGAACGCGCGGGGGATCGTCGGTCCGGCGATCGACTCGGCGCTGGCTCAGACGGTGGGACCGGTGGAGGTGATCGTCTGCGACAACGCCTCCCGGGACGGCACGGCCGCGTTCGTGGCCGCGCGCTACGGCGACCGCGTGAAGGTCGTCTGGTTCCCCGAGAACCTCGGCTACGCCGGCGGCTACAACCGCGCGCTCGCGCTGGCGAGGGGGCGGTTCCTGCTGCTGCTCAACCCCGACGCGCGGCTCGATCCGGACTTCCTCGAGGCGGCCCTCCCGGCGTTCGATGACCCGCGGGTCGGGATCGTGGCGGGACTCCTCCTCCGGCCCGACCGGAAGACGGTCGACAGCAGCGGCCAGTTCCTGGCGCGTTCGAGGAAGACGATCGACCGGGGGTTCGGCCGGCCGCTCGACCCGGCGCGCGATCGCGACGGTCCCGTTCTCTCCGCCTGCGGGGCGGCGGCCCTGTACCGGCGGGAGATGGTGGAGGACATCGCCGACGGCGGCGCGCTGTTCGACCCCGACTTCTTCGCCTTCCACGAGGATCTCGAGGTCGGCTGGCGGGCCTGGCGCGCCGGGTGGAGAGCGGTGCACGTGGGGGCCGCCGTGGCGGTCCACGCGCGGGCCGGCGGGGAGCGGGCGGGCCGCGTCGGGCTCGCCGCCGTCCGCCCGCCCGAGGTGATCGCGCACATCGTGAAGAACCGCTGGCTGACGATCCTGCGCCACGACCGCGCCGCCTCTTTTCTGGCGGACCTCCCGTTCATCCTCGCCCGCGAGGCCGCCTGGCAGGCCTTCCTTCTCTTCCGCGCCCCCTCGGTCTACCGCCACCTGTGGCGTCACCGGGGAGCCTTCGGGCGCGCCTGGCAGCGGCGGCGCGAGGACCGGACGCGCGCGGGACGGTGGGGAGCGTGGCGGCGCGGCGTTCCGCCGCGCGGGATCTGGCGAGCCGGGGAGTCCGCGCCGTGA
- a CDS encoding O-antigen ligase domain-containing protein, with protein sequence MGARRVRLAVAGAAVLGAAAGVPFLLARFRAGDPFAVARLSIWPAALKALADAPWFGFGPGGFRSIAPAYAFPVDGSLVRYAKVFRGPHSDPLGLALAGGLPALLLAGVLAGCLLPRIWRAARRAPAQAGLLAGLAALAAHGLADDFLAERPAAALLAALFAVALIGSDRPRSEPRRPLRLAAALALAVWLGAGELRPYAADRALRAGDAELAAALDPLRDDAWLAALGSGGGGPLDRTASALEAARRAIAANRALPAAWRARALVLDASCRGPLAERITCEDALAAWGASLARLPRDVTARRGRARLEAALGRRGEAAADLALALAWEPAYLGALADLARLYEEAGQVEAAREEMAALEEAARVARGIVPASPYERAVLAPPEPPALRTGEPAGPERLTAPGRRP encoded by the coding sequence TTGGGGGCGCGGCGGGTCCGACTCGCGGTGGCCGGAGCGGCGGTGCTGGGGGCGGCCGCAGGCGTGCCGTTCCTGCTGGCGCGCTTTCGCGCGGGCGATCCGTTCGCTGTCGCGCGGCTGTCGATCTGGCCCGCAGCCCTGAAGGCGCTCGCGGACGCACCGTGGTTCGGGTTCGGACCGGGCGGGTTCCGCTCGATCGCCCCGGCGTACGCCTTCCCGGTGGACGGCTCGCTCGTCCGCTACGCGAAGGTCTTCCGCGGGCCCCACTCCGATCCGCTCGGCCTCGCGCTCGCCGGCGGCCTGCCGGCGCTCCTGCTGGCGGGCGTGCTCGCGGGCTGTCTGCTCCCGCGGATCTGGCGGGCGGCTCGCCGCGCGCCGGCGCAGGCGGGCCTCCTCGCGGGACTCGCGGCGCTGGCGGCCCACGGCCTGGCCGACGATTTCCTCGCGGAACGGCCGGCGGCGGCGCTGCTGGCGGCGCTGTTCGCCGTGGCGCTTATCGGAAGCGACCGGCCGCGTTCCGAGCCGCGGCGGCCGCTCCGCCTCGCCGCCGCACTCGCGCTCGCCGTGTGGCTCGGCGCGGGGGAGCTGCGCCCGTACGCGGCCGACCGGGCTCTCCGGGCGGGGGATGCCGAGCTCGCCGCGGCGCTCGACCCTCTTCGCGACGACGCCTGGCTGGCCGCCCTCGGGTCGGGCGGGGGCGGCCCGCTCGACCGCACCGCGTCGGCGCTCGAGGCGGCGCGCCGCGCGATCGCGGCGAACCGTGCGCTCCCGGCCGCGTGGCGCGCCCGGGCCCTCGTCCTCGACGCGTCATGCCGCGGCCCGCTCGCAGAGCGGATCACCTGCGAGGACGCTCTCGCCGCCTGGGGAGCCTCCCTCGCGAGGCTTCCGCGGGACGTCACCGCGCGCCGGGGGCGCGCGCGACTCGAGGCGGCGCTCGGCCGGCGCGGCGAGGCGGCGGCCGACCTCGCGCTCGCGCTCGCGTGGGAGCCGGCCTACCTCGGCGCGCTCGCCGATCTGGCGCGCCTGTACGAGGAGGCCGGGCAGGTCGAGGCGGCGCGGGAAGAGATGGCGGCGCTGGAGGAAGCGGCGCGGGTGGCCCGCGGCATCGTGCCGGCGAGCCCGTACGAGCGCGCCGTCCTCGCCCCGCCCGAGCCTCCCGCGTTGCGCACCGGGGAACCGGCAGGACCGGAGCGGTTGACCGCTCCGGGCCGACGTCCCTAG